In Metarhizium brunneum chromosome 3, complete sequence, a genomic segment contains:
- the ala1 gene encoding Alanine--tRNA ligase, protein MSELKWPSALVRKAFFDYMQQRGHTIGMQNCPSFMMNLAQTAIVDEVPSGSVVPYDDPTLLFTNAGMNQFKPIFLGTINQSDPMANLKRAADTQKVIRAGGKHNDLDDVGKDSYHHTFFEMLGNWSFGDYFKKEAIEMAWEILTKVYGLDPKRLYATYFEGDKELGLPPDDEAKQLWLDIGMPEDQIVPGDMKDNFWEMGDQGPCGPSSEIHYDKIGGRNAAHLVNQDDPMVVEIWNLVFMQFDRQKDGSLKPLPAKHIDTGMGFERVVSALQETDSNYATDCFTPLFKQIQEVTGVRPYSDKYGKDDADGIDTAYRVIADHIRTLSFAITDGAVPNSDGRGYVIRRILRRGVRYARKYLNAEIGSFFSKILPALVSHMGDQFPELVKKQLDIKEILDEEEEAFARTLDRGEAQFEKYAAKAAKAGVKKLDGDVVWRLYDTFGFPVDLTQIMAEERGLEIDESEVSVAKEKAREASKAVKASVDTFAKLDVHQIAQLDQQKVARTDDDAKFVKGDSKGKVQLIFDGKTFHNSTKELPEKTAIGILLDKTNFYAESGGQVADTGRIVIDDVVEFKVMDVQNYGGFILHSGYIEYGALSSGDEVICEYDELRRSPIRNNHTGTHVLNHSLREVLGDDINQKGSLVDNEKLRFDFSHKSQVKIEELRKIETLSNEYIRRNSKIFSKDVDLDLARQIEGVRAVFGETYPNPVRVVSIGMDVDTMLKDPKKQEWRSYSVEFCGGTHVEQTGLIKDLILVEESGIAKGIRRIIAYTGEAAHQVQREAAEFSKKLDILEAMPFGPAKDAQTKVVSQELSQLVISTLTKDELNTRFQKIATSVIAEQKKRQKAEAGAAVGCVVKHFEEKKDVDYFVGRLPISANAKALTEVFKHFQAKDKTKSVYIFGGSQEEGAVVHGVYVGSGLASKGVTAEQWASVVSDVVGGRSGGKEPTRQGQGTKPENIDDAVEVARKWLEEKL, encoded by the exons ATGAGCGAGCTCAAATGGCCGTCTGCGCTGGTGCGCAAGGCCTTTTTTGACTATATGCAGCAGCGGGGTCATACAATAGGTATGCAAAATTGCCCCTCCTTCATGATGAACCTGGCCCAGACGGCCATCGTCGACGAGG TGCCTTCTGGTTCTGTCGTTCCCTACGATGACCCCACCTTGCTCTTCACCAACGCGGGCATGAACCAGTTCAAGcccatcttcctcggcaCCATTAACCAGTCCGATCCCATGGCCAACCTCAAGCGTGCTGCCGATACTCAAAAAGTCATTCGTGCGGGCGGTAAGCACAACGATCTCGACGATGTCGGCAAGGACAGCTACCACCACACCTTCTTCGAGATGTTGGGCAACTGGTCCTTTGGCGACTACTTCAAGAAGGAGGCTATTGAGATGGCCTGGGAGATTCTTACAAAGGTCTATGGACTCGACCCCAAACGACTATATGCGACCTACTTCGAGGGTGATAAGGAGCTTGGCCTGCCCCCGGACGACGAGGCGAAGCAGTTATGGTTGGATATCGGCATGCCCGAGGATCAGATCGTTCCTGGAGATATGAAGGACAACTTTTGGGAAATGGGTGACCAGGGTCCTTGCGGTCCTTCCAGTGAGATTCATTACGACAAAATCGGCGGGCGAAATGCGGCGCATCTTGTCAACCAGGATGACCCCATGGTCGTGGAGATTTGGAACCTCGTTTTCATGCAGTTTGATCGCCAGAAGGATGGCAGCCTGAAGCCTCTACCCGCGAAGCACATTGACACGGGTATGGGTTTTGAGCGAGTGGTTTCCGCGCTCCAGGAGACCGACTCTAACTATGCCACCGACTGTTTCACCCCTCTATTCAAACAGATTCAAGAAGTCACTGGCGTAAGACCGTACTCAGATAAGTACGGCAAGGACGATGCTGATGGTATTGACACCGCCTACCGAGTGATTGCGGATCACATCCGAACTCTTTCCTTTGCGATTACGGACGGTGCCGTTCCCAACAGCGACGGCCGCGGCTACGTTATCCGACGAATTCTCAGAAGAGGTGTGCGATATGCGCGCAAGTACCTTAATGCCGAAATTGGCAGCTTCTTTTCCAAAATCCTTCCTGCTCTCGTTTCTCACATGGGAGATCAGTTCCCCGAGCTCGTTAAGAAGCAGCTGGATATTAAGGAAATTcttgatgaggaagaggaggctTTCGCACGGACACTGGACCGTGGCGAGGCCCAGTTTGAAAAGTATGCagcaaaggcggccaaggccggTGTTAAGAAGcttgatggtgatgttgtcTGGCGCTTGTACGATACCTTTGGTTTCCCCGTTGATTTGACCCAGATTATGGCTGAGGAGCGTGGCCTTGAGATTGATGAGAGTGAAGTCAGCGTTGCCAAGGAGAAGGCCCGCGAAGCGAGCAAGGCTGTCAAGGCGTCCGTTGACACCTTTGCCAAACTTGATGTTCACCAGATCGCCCAGCTTGACCAGCAAAAAGTTGCTCGAACAGACGACGATGCAAAGTTCGTGAAGGGTGacagcaagggcaaggtTCAACTTATCTTTGATGGAAAGACCTTCCACAACTCTACCAAAGAGTTGCCAGAAAAGACCGCCATCGGTATCCTGCTGGACAAGACCAATTTCTATGCTGAATCTGGTGGTCAAGTCGCCGACACGGGCCGAATTGTGATTGACGACGTTGTTGAATTCAAGGTCATGGATGTCCAAAACTATGGTGGCTTCATTCTACACAGCGGTTACATCGAGTACGGTGCGTTGTCGTCAGGGGATGAGGTTATTTGCGAGTATGACGAACTTCGCCGTTCTCCCATCCGCAACAACCACACTGGAACGCACGTGCTGAATCACTCCCTGCGAGAGGTTCTCGGCGACGACATCAACCAGAAAGGTTCCTTGGTGGACAATGAGAAGCTTCGTTTCGACTTCTCACACAAGAGCCAGGTCAAGATTGAGGAGCTTCGCAAGATTGAAACCCTCAGTAACGAATACATCCGCCGCAACTCAAAGATCTTTTCTAAAGACGTGGATCTAGATCTCGCGCGCCAGATCGAGGGAGTCcgtgccgtctttggcgaaaCGTACCCCAACCCTGTGAGAGTCGTCTCCATTGGCATGGACGTTGACACCATGCTCAAGGACCCCAAGAAGCAGGAGTGGCGTTCATACAGTGTTGAATTCTGCGGCGGTACCCACGTTGAGCAAACCGGCCTGATTAAGGACCTTATTCTGGTTGAAGAGAGTGGCATTGCCAAGGGAATCCGCCGTATTATTGCGTACACTGGCGAGGCGGCACATCAAGTACAGCGCGAGGCGGCCGAGTTCTCCAAGAAGCTAGATATCCTTGAAGCCATGCCCTTTGGACCCGCAAAGGATGCCCAAACCAAGGTTGTTTCGCAGGAGCTCAGCCAGCTCGTCATTTCCACCCTCACCAAGGACGAGCTCAACACGCGCTTCCAGAAGATTGCGACGTCTGTCATCGCcgagcagaagaagcgcCAGAAGGCCGAGGCCGGCGCGGCTGTAGGCTGCGTCGTCAAGCACtttgaggagaagaaggacgtcGACTATTTCGTCGGCCGTCTCCCCATTAGTGCCAACGCCAAGGCTCTGACAGAAGTGTTCAAGCACttccaggccaaggacaagaccaagtcCGTGTATATATTCGGAGGTAGTCAGGAAGAAGGTGCCGTCGTGCACGGTGTCTACGTCGGATCC GGCCTTGCATCCAAGGGTGTCACCGCCGAGCAATGGGCGTCGGTGGTATCAGACGTCGTAGGCGGCCGGTCAGGCGGTAAGGAGCCCACGcgccagggccagggcaCGAAACCCGAAAACATTGATGATGCGGTCGAAGTCGCGAGGAAATGGCTCGAGGAAAAACTTTAA
- the CARM1 gene encoding Protein arginine methyltransferase, translating into MDSPIVAQLFRQLFRNRSAGCQARVQQLRRGFPAATTSSYRHQHHHQQASSYATRASRDRGMKSNESRWQQRTNLLPEDRREEFAQYPYISMSELKKRKERPRKVKMLLRDFIDDSLYNPSYGYFSKQAVIFSPGEPFDFTTLRDDLAFQSELGRRYTSFEDHLDDVEGENPTRQLWHTPTELFRPYYGEAIARYLVTNYRLTTYPYDDLLIYEMGAGRGTLMLNILDYIREVDPQVYARTRYNIIEISTNLASLQNKHLLSTAESRGHRDKVDIVNRSIFEWDQYVPSPCFFLAMEVFDNFSHDCIRYDVATEEPLQGHVLIDGDGDFYEFYVHDLDPVAARFFRVRHAATGGNYPRPYPTNPALKWLSTKMPFAANLSEAEYIPTRLMQFFDVLEKHFPAHKLLTSDFDWLPQAVKGLNAPVVQTRYHRKMVPVTTPLVHQGYFDILFPTDFRITEAMYRAVTGKLTRVMTHGDFMRRWAYVEDTETRSGENPLLTYYKNASVLVTV; encoded by the exons ATGGACTCCCCCATCGTGGCCCAGCTCTTCCGGCAGCTGTTTCGCAATCGTTCTGCAGGATGCCAAGCGCGGGTGCAGCAATTGCGCCGTGGATTCCCTGCGGCCACCACAAGCAGCTACCggcatcaacatcaccaccagcaggCGAGTTCGTACGCTACGCGAGCCTCCCGAGACCGTGGCATGAAGTCAAATGAAAGTCGCTGGCAGCAGAGAACAAACCTTTTACCCGAAGACAGACGGGAGGAGTTTGCGCAGTACCCGTACATTTCCATGTCGGAGctgaagaagcgcaaggagCGGCCGAGAAAAGTCAAGATGCTTCTCCGTGACTTTATCGACG ACAGCTTATACAACCCTTCATACGGGTACTTTTCCAAACAagccgtcatcttctcccCGGGTGAACCTTTCGACTTTACCACTCTCCGCGACGACCTTGCCTTCCAGTCCGAGCTCGGCCGCCGCTACACCTCCTTCGAAGACcatctcgacgacgtcgaagGCGAGAACCCAACCCGCCAGCTGTGGCACACGCCCACGGAGCTCTTCCGCCCATACTAcggcgaggccattgccCGCTACCTCGTCACCAACTACCGCCTAACAACCTATCCCTACGACGACCTGCTCATCTACGAAATGGGCGCCGGCAGAGGCACCCTCATGCTCAACATCCTCGACTACATCCGCGAAGTAGACCCCCAAGTGTACGCCCGCACGCGGTACAACATCATTGAGATTTCCACCAACCTCGCCTCCCTCCAGAACAAGCACCTCCTCTCGACGGCCGAGTCGCGCGGCCACAGGGACAAGGTGGACATTGTGAACCGCTCCATCTTCGAATGGGACCAGTACGTCCCTTCGCCgtgcttcttcctcgccatggaAGTCTTTGACAACTTCTCCCACGACTGCATCCGGTACGACGTCGCCACGGAGGAGCCGCTCCAGGGACACGTGCTcatcgacggcgacggcgacttcTACGAGTTCTACGTCCACGACCTGGACCCCGTGGCCGCGCGCTTCTTCCGCGTCCGCCACGCCGCCACGGGAGGCAACTATCCGCGTCCGTACCCCACGAACCCTGCGCTCAAGTGGCTGTCCACCAAGATGCCCTTTGCCGCGAACCTCTCCGAGGCCGAGTACATTCCCACCCGCCTGATGCAGTTCTTCGACGTGCTGGAAAAGCACTTTCCGGCCCACAAGCTGCTCACCTCTGACTTTGACTGGCTGCCCCAGGCCGTGAAGGGGTTGAACGCCCCCGTTGTGCAGACGAGGTACCATCGGAAAATGGTGCCCGTCACAACGCCGCTG GTTCACCAAGGCTACTTTGACATCTTGTTCCCCACCGACTTTCGCATCACCGAGGCCATGTACCGCGCCGTCACGGGCAAGCTCACGCGCGTCATGACCCACGGCGATTTCATGCGTCGCTGGGCATACGTGGAGGACACGGAGACGAGGAGCGGCGAGAATCCCCTGTTGACCTATTACAAGAATGCTAGTGTTCTTGTTACTGTCTAG
- the cys-12 gene encoding Cysteine synthase 2, producing the protein MSLSDHPKAYGSAAVALAFGAGILVTLGFKDLYPDLEYRYQHTRRRSQARPGDRRRSSLFWGQPLKLEDHESQPPSPSRGDPGAGTGIASCIGNTPLIEIESLSRATGRVILAKAEFLNGAGNSPKDRVALNMIQEAEKAGLLVPHRGDTIYEGTVGSTGISLATLARARGYKAHICMPDDQALEKSDLLHHLGAAVERVAVAPITSPDHFVNLARRRADAHTASSADGSRGFFANQFESEANWHAHLNTTGPEIWSQTGGDLDAFVAGAGTGGTITGVARYLRLGAKASAVKIVLADPQGSGLFNKVKHGVMYSNTEKEGTRRRQQVDSMVEGIGINRVTENFEAGRDLIDDAVKVTDEQACRMARWLVENDGIFVGSSSSVNCVAAVVTAMGLPEGSKVVTVLCDSGTRHLSKFWKRIKEMGLEDEEASDLFGELGIARQEE; encoded by the coding sequence ATGTCATTAAGTGATCACCCCAAGGCCTACGGCTCCGCAGCCGTTGCATTAGCCTTCGGGGCAGGCATCCTCGTCACACTCGGCTTCAAAGACTTATACCCCGATCTCGAATACCGCTACCAGCACACGCGCCGCCGCTCACAAGCCCGTCCCGGCGACCGCCGACGAAGCAGCCTGTTTTGGGGCCAGCCCCTCAAACTAGAAGACCACGAGTCGCAACCACCGTCACCGAGCCGCGGGGATCCCGGCGCCGGGACCGGCATCGCATCATGTATCGGCAACACGCCGCTCATTGAAATCGAGTCGCTGTCGAGAGCGACCGGGCGCGTCATCCTCGCCAAGGCCGAGTTCCTCAACGGGGCCGGGAACAGCCCCAAGGACCGCGTGGCGCTGAACATGATCCAGGAGGCCGAGAAGGCCGGCCTGCTCGTGCCTCACCGCGGCGACACCATCTACGAGGGCACAGTCGGCAGCACGGGCATCTCGCTGGCCACGCTGGCCCGCGCGAGGGGCTACAAGGCACACATCTGCATGCCCGATGACCAGGCGCTCGAGAAGTCGGACCTGCTTCaccacctcggcgccgccgtcgagcgCGTCGCCGTCGCGCCCATCACCAGCCCAGACCACTTTGTCAACCTTGCTCGCCGGCGGGCGGACGCTCACACGGCCAGCTCCGCCGACGGGAGCAGGGGCTTCTTCGCGAACCAGTTTGAGAGCGAGGCCAACTGGCACGCACACCTCAACACGACGGGGCCCGAGATCTGGAGCCAGACGGGCGGCGACCTCGACGCGTttgttgccggcgccggcacgGGAGGCACCATAACCGGCGTGGCTCGCTACTTGAGGCTCGGTGCCAAGGCGAGCGCCGTGAAAATCGTGCTGGCGGACCCCCAGGGCAGCGGCCTGttcaacaaggtcaagcacGGCGTCATGTACTCCAACACGGAGAAGGAGGGCAcccgccggcggcaacagGTCGACTCCATGGTGGAGGGGATCGGCATCAACCGCGTGACGGAGAACTTTGAAGCGGGGAGGGATCTGATCGACGACGCGGTCAAGGTGACGGACGAGCAGGCCTGCCGTATGGCGAGGTGGCTGGTTGAGAACGACGGCATATTTGTcgggagcagcagcagcgtgaACTGTGTGGCGGCGGTTGTTACGGCCATGGGGCTACCGGAGGGCAGTAAGGTTGTTACGGTGCTTTGCGATTCGGGCACGAGGCATTTAAGTAAG